Proteins from a single region of Chryseobacterium sp. W4I1:
- a CDS encoding thiamine pyrophosphate-dependent enzyme has protein sequence MAKNIAEQIVEMLEDANVKRIYAVTGDSLNHLNIAVKKSSIEWIHVRHEEVGAYAAAAEAELDGFAVCAGSCGPGHVHLINGVYEAHKSHVPMLVIASTIPSDEMGMDYFQETNTIKLFDDCSHYNQMITRPEQVQRTLQTAIQHAISKKGVAVIGLPGDVSELDAEEGSTSTQIFRTNPVIRPSDDELKSLASLINESKKVTLYCGIGAGEANAEVVELSKFLKAPVGYSFRGKMSIQPNNPNEVGLTGLLGFPSAYHAMHEADLLILLGTDFPYQKFMPVKNKIVQIDESPERLGRRAKLELGLAGDVKETIKALLPLLQEKTDTHFLNEQLAFYEKVKENQLTYVKDFGKEDAIQPEYVTHILDQVAKKDAIFTVDTGMCCVWGARFITGTGERKMLGSFNHGSMANAMPMAIGAALAHPGREVIAMCGDGGLSMLLGDMATIFQYKLPVKLIVFNNRTLGMVKLEMEVGGMPDNETDMINPDFAMVAQAMGYPGKNVHKPEDVESAIKECLSFDGPYLLNIFTNPNALALPPKVDFDQVVGMTKSMAQLMLGGKMEEVLDTVKTNYKHIKGLL, from the coding sequence ATGGCTAAAAACATAGCAGAGCAGATTGTTGAAATGCTCGAAGACGCCAATGTGAAAAGAATTTACGCAGTTACCGGCGACAGTCTCAACCATCTTAATATTGCCGTTAAAAAAAGCAGCATAGAATGGATCCACGTGAGACATGAAGAAGTGGGAGCCTATGCAGCAGCGGCGGAAGCTGAGCTTGATGGGTTTGCCGTATGTGCAGGAAGCTGCGGCCCCGGACATGTTCATCTGATCAATGGGGTTTACGAAGCGCACAAATCTCATGTTCCCATGCTGGTTATTGCTTCCACAATTCCAAGCGACGAAATGGGAATGGATTATTTTCAGGAAACCAATACCATAAAGCTTTTTGACGATTGCAGCCACTACAATCAGATGATCACACGACCTGAACAGGTACAGAGAACTTTACAGACGGCTATTCAGCACGCCATTTCAAAAAAAGGAGTTGCTGTTATCGGACTTCCCGGAGATGTGTCAGAACTTGATGCGGAAGAAGGATCTACCTCCACCCAGATATTCAGGACCAATCCCGTAATCAGGCCTTCCGATGATGAATTGAAAAGCCTTGCAAGCTTAATTAATGAAAGCAAAAAAGTAACGCTCTATTGCGGAATCGGAGCAGGAGAAGCAAATGCTGAAGTAGTAGAACTGTCAAAGTTTTTAAAAGCACCGGTAGGTTATTCCTTCCGTGGGAAAATGTCAATTCAGCCCAATAACCCTAATGAAGTAGGACTTACAGGGCTTTTGGGATTTCCTTCCGCTTATCATGCGATGCACGAAGCAGATCTTTTGATCCTGCTGGGAACCGATTTTCCTTATCAGAAATTCATGCCGGTAAAAAATAAAATTGTCCAGATCGATGAAAGCCCCGAAAGATTAGGAAGAAGGGCAAAACTTGAATTAGGATTGGCGGGAGATGTGAAAGAAACCATTAAAGCTTTGCTGCCGCTCCTTCAAGAAAAAACGGATACGCATTTCCTTAATGAACAGTTGGCGTTTTATGAGAAAGTAAAAGAAAACCAGCTTACTTATGTAAAAGACTTTGGAAAAGAAGATGCTATCCAGCCGGAATATGTCACGCATATCTTAGATCAGGTGGCTAAAAAAGATGCCATTTTTACAGTAGATACAGGGATGTGCTGCGTGTGGGGAGCCAGGTTTATCACCGGAACCGGCGAAAGAAAAATGCTGGGCTCTTTCAATCACGGTTCAATGGCGAATGCTATGCCGATGGCTATTGGTGCAGCTCTGGCTCATCCAGGCAGGGAAGTGATTGCGATGTGTGGAGACGGAGGACTTTCGATGCTTCTCGGAGATATGGCTACAATTTTCCAGTATAAATTACCGGTTAAACTGATCGTTTTCAATAACAGAACCCTGGGAATGGTAAAACTGGAAATGGAAGTAGGGGGAATGCCGGATAATGAAACGGATATGATCAATCCTGATTTTGCGATGGTAGCTCAGGCAATGGGATATCCCGGGAAAAACGTTCATAAACCTGAAGATGTAGAAAGTGCCATCAAAGAATGCTTATCCTTTGATGGACCGTACCTTCTCAATATATTTACCAATCCGAACGCACTGGCCCTGCCTCCGAAAGTAGATTTTGACCAGGTAGTGGGAATGACCAAATCTATGGCTCAACTGATGCTTGGTGGTAAAATGGAAGAAGTGCTGGATACTGTGAAAACCAATTATAAACATATTAAAGGACTGCTGTAA
- a CDS encoding PolC-type DNA polymerase III, producing MYSIIDIESNGAGYRDECIIDIAIYRYDGQKITDQFISLVNPESDITPFVQKLTSITPKMVKTAPKFHEIAKRVIEITQNTTLVGHNIDFDYRMLRQSFKRLGYDFQINTLDTIPLAKKMIPDEVSYSLGKLVKSLGIPLTNHHRAEGDARATLELFKLLVSKDTENEIIQKQHDETNAKTYINKIKVLTQDLPNEKGFVYFQDEAGRIMLSDYVQDINKFSKKVFNSKSKKWEQLQKDVEQINYELTGTDIIAKLILNSKNIKKKETFLFGLYFRNNKYIVEKNKLNKTEKPILKFRSFTQGVKAVQFIGSQEEFNDVHVFIKKIDFRKRNELWLGQGRKLGEKMFLIIENGKIMSYGFYELFTQIQTLSKLSKLKIDLPLPSTDLHNDLQLALLRGDFETLPLPK from the coding sequence ATGTATTCAATTATAGATATAGAAAGTAATGGTGCAGGTTATAGAGATGAATGCATTATAGATATAGCCATCTACAGATATGATGGCCAGAAAATTACTGACCAGTTTATATCTCTTGTCAATCCTGAAAGCGATATTACCCCTTTTGTACAGAAGCTCACCAGCATCACGCCTAAAATGGTGAAAACCGCTCCAAAATTCCATGAGATAGCAAAAAGAGTTATTGAAATTACTCAGAATACTACTTTAGTAGGACATAATATTGATTTCGATTACAGAATGCTTCGCCAGTCTTTTAAAAGATTAGGGTATGATTTTCAGATCAATACTTTGGATACCATTCCTTTAGCGAAAAAAATGATCCCGGATGAGGTAAGTTATTCATTGGGGAAACTTGTGAAATCTTTAGGAATTCCATTGACGAACCATCATAGAGCTGAAGGTGATGCCAGGGCAACATTGGAGCTGTTCAAGCTTTTGGTATCAAAAGATACTGAAAATGAAATCATCCAGAAGCAGCATGATGAAACCAATGCCAAAACCTATATCAATAAAATCAAAGTCCTGACTCAGGATCTTCCCAACGAAAAAGGCTTTGTCTATTTTCAGGATGAAGCGGGAAGAATTATGTTATCAGACTATGTCCAGGATATCAATAAATTTTCAAAAAAAGTTTTTAATTCCAAATCCAAAAAATGGGAACAGCTACAGAAAGATGTGGAACAGATCAATTATGAGCTTACAGGCACAGATATTATTGCTAAACTGATCCTCAATTCTAAAAATATCAAGAAAAAAGAAACTTTCCTGTTCGGTCTTTATTTTAGGAACAATAAATACATTGTTGAAAAAAATAAGCTGAATAAAACAGAAAAGCCGATCCTGAAATTCAGATCATTTACCCAGGGTGTGAAGGCCGTTCAGTTTATTGGCTCACAGGAAGAGTTTAATGATGTACATGTTTTCATTAAAAAAATAGATTTCAGAAAAAGAAACGAACTCTGGCTGGGGCAGGGAAGAAAATTGGGAGAAAAAATGTTTCTGATCATCGAGAACGGAAAAATAATGTCTTACGGATTTTATGAACTGTTTACTCAGATACAGACTCTCAGTAAGCTTTCAAAGCTGAAGATTGATTTGCCTTTGCCATCAACGGATCTGCATAATGATCTCCAATTGGCACTCCTTCGTGGTGATTTTGAGACATTACCATTACCGAAGTAA
- a CDS encoding MFS transporter, with the protein MNASLKRFYIIAWVFGLVFYFLDYVIRSAPAVMIPELVSNFNTTELKLVSMIGTYYYTYSTCSLIAGIALDKFGGKKSLFGGALILGVGCLLFLISTYTGGIAGRLLQGAGCAFAFPGCVYLASKGFSSKSLATAVGVTQCIGMLGGTAGQFVVGPWVEEGINIDTFWLWSGIITLITAFCLFFVIPGEKQAEVQSGDPVKKVGYLEPYKIVFKNPQSWLCGIISGLLFAPTTIFAMTWGVAFFQKDKEFLFHDAAITSAMVAFGWVFGCPLLGFITDKIGRRKPVLMAGAILMILSFLQLIYLPELYPAKISMFIFGLGSGAAMIPYSIIKEANPDYVKGSATGAINFITFGVTTLVSPVFSRWFGKSLDISSGDMHFQHSILFWITGIVLAVLISTMLKETGSKVQSQPLNT; encoded by the coding sequence ATGAATGCTTCCTTAAAAAGATTTTATATCATCGCCTGGGTATTCGGGCTCGTATTTTATTTCCTTGATTATGTGATCCGTTCCGCACCTGCAGTAATGATTCCGGAACTCGTCAGCAATTTCAATACAACAGAGCTGAAGCTGGTGAGTATGATCGGAACCTATTATTACACTTATTCCACCTGCAGCCTTATTGCAGGAATTGCTTTAGATAAGTTCGGAGGGAAAAAATCACTTTTTGGCGGAGCTTTAATTCTTGGAGTGGGCTGTCTGCTGTTTTTAATATCTACCTATACTGGTGGTATCGCGGGCAGACTTTTGCAGGGAGCTGGTTGTGCTTTTGCATTTCCGGGCTGTGTTTATCTGGCGAGTAAAGGCTTTTCATCTAAATCTCTGGCTACAGCGGTCGGAGTTACCCAATGTATAGGAATGCTGGGCGGAACAGCCGGGCAGTTTGTAGTGGGGCCATGGGTAGAAGAAGGAATCAATATCGATACATTCTGGCTTTGGTCCGGAATTATCACTTTGATTACAGCATTTTGCTTATTCTTTGTCATTCCCGGTGAAAAACAGGCTGAAGTACAGTCTGGAGATCCTGTAAAAAAAGTCGGATATCTGGAACCGTACAAAATTGTTTTTAAAAATCCCCAATCCTGGCTCTGTGGAATTATTTCAGGATTATTGTTCGCCCCTACTACCATCTTTGCAATGACCTGGGGAGTTGCCTTCTTTCAAAAAGATAAAGAATTTCTATTTCACGATGCTGCCATTACCAGTGCTATGGTAGCTTTTGGATGGGTGTTCGGATGCCCGCTTTTAGGATTTATCACCGATAAAATAGGAAGAAGAAAGCCTGTTCTGATGGCCGGAGCTATTCTGATGATCTTAAGTTTTCTACAGCTGATTTACCTGCCGGAACTTTACCCTGCGAAAATCAGTATGTTTATTTTTGGGCTTGGTTCAGGAGCAGCGATGATCCCATATTCCATTATTAAAGAAGCCAATCCTGATTATGTAAAAGGAAGTGCAACCGGAGCTATTAATTTTATCACTTTTGGAGTTACTACACTGGTAAGTCCTGTATTCAGCAGATGGTTCGGGAAAAGTCTGGACATTTCTTCCGGAGATATGCATTTTCAACATTCCATATTATTCTGGATAACAGGAATTGTATTGGCTGTTTTGATTTCAACGATGTTAAAAGAAACGGGAAGCAAAGTACAATCCCAGCCCTTGAATACATAA
- a CDS encoding sigma-54-dependent Fis family transcriptional regulator encodes MSNELQTIKNRFGIIGNFPALNRALEKAIQVAPTDISVLVIGESGVGKEFIPKIIHSESKRKHQPYIVVNCGAIPEGTIDSELFGHEKGAFTGATATRKGYFEVADGGTIFLDEVGELPLQTQVRLLRVLESGEFMKVGSSQVQKTNVRIVAATNVNMMKAIHDGRFREDLYYRLNTVQIDMPPLRERKGDIHLLFRKFSIDFAEKYRMPELELEPSAVHYIENYTFPGNIRQLRNLVEQMTVVERNREITVEKLAEYIPMETHLPMVVNNQTAQKQNDFGSEREIMYKILFDMRSDINDLKSLTSELIKNKGTADLSNQEKNLINRIYSADQTQSVAQNSLLYFEDKSPAAQSAPTIISNADDSYEDVEDIEIEENRPESLSLQNNEKDLIIKALEKHKGRRNRAADELGISQRTLYRKIKQYNLED; translated from the coding sequence ATGAGCAACGAGTTACAAACCATAAAAAACCGCTTTGGAATCATCGGGAACTTTCCCGCATTGAACAGGGCTTTAGAAAAGGCAATCCAGGTAGCACCCACGGATATTTCCGTTCTGGTGATTGGAGAAAGTGGGGTGGGAAAAGAATTTATCCCGAAAATTATCCATTCAGAATCAAAAAGAAAACATCAGCCTTATATTGTGGTGAACTGTGGAGCGATCCCGGAAGGAACAATAGATTCAGAATTATTCGGACACGAAAAAGGAGCATTTACCGGAGCTACAGCTACCCGAAAAGGATATTTTGAAGTGGCAGACGGTGGAACAATCTTCCTTGATGAGGTGGGAGAACTTCCCCTTCAAACCCAGGTACGTCTTTTAAGGGTACTGGAAAGCGGAGAATTTATGAAAGTGGGTTCATCACAGGTTCAGAAGACCAATGTAAGAATTGTAGCGGCTACCAATGTGAATATGATGAAGGCTATTCATGACGGAAGATTCCGTGAAGACCTTTACTACCGTTTAAATACCGTTCAGATCGACATGCCTCCTTTAAGAGAAAGAAAAGGAGATATTCATCTGTTATTCAGAAAGTTTTCTATAGATTTTGCAGAAAAATACAGAATGCCGGAACTGGAGTTGGAGCCTAGTGCCGTTCATTATATTGAAAATTATACTTTCCCGGGAAACATCCGTCAGTTAAGAAATCTTGTAGAGCAGATGACTGTGGTGGAAAGAAACCGGGAAATTACCGTTGAGAAACTCGCAGAATATATTCCGATGGAAACCCATCTTCCAATGGTGGTCAATAATCAGACGGCCCAGAAGCAGAATGATTTCGGAAGCGAAAGAGAAATTATGTATAAAATTCTCTTTGACATGAGAAGTGATATCAATGATTTAAAATCGCTCACTTCAGAACTGATCAAAAACAAAGGAACAGCCGACCTCAGCAATCAGGAAAAAAATCTGATCAACAGAATTTATTCTGCAGACCAGACCCAATCTGTGGCCCAGAATTCGCTCCTTTATTTTGAAGATAAATCACCGGCGGCGCAGTCTGCACCTACTATAATCTCCAATGCTGATGACAGTTACGAAGACGTTGAAGATATAGAAATAGAAGAGAACAGACCGGAATCTCTATCACTTCAGAATAATGAAAAAGATTTGATAATCAAAGCGTTGGAGAAGCATAAAGGACGCAGGAACAGGGCTGCTGACGAGCTTGGTATTTCGCAGAGAACTTTATACAGAAAAATAAAACAATATAACTTAGAAGACTAA
- the miaB gene encoding tRNA (N6-isopentenyl adenosine(37)-C2)-methylthiotransferase MiaB: MQEKYIDETKQGEAFAIAEKPENSKKLFLESYGCQMNFSDSEIVASILNEQGYNTTLKVEEADLILLNTCSIREKAEQTVRMRLAQFKRLKKEKPNMTVGVLGCMAERLKTKFLEEEQLVDLVVGPDAYRDLPNLLQETEDGRDAINVILSKEETYADINPVRLGGNGVTAFVTITRGCDNMCTFCVVPFTRGRERSRDPHSIIAECKDLLNNGYKEITLLGQNVDSYLWYGGGPKKDFAKASEMQKATAVDFAQLLDLVAKAVPEMRVRFSTSNPQDMSLDVFRMIAKHDNICNYVHLPVQSGSNNMLLAMNRQHTREEYLDLIRKAKEIVPDIAFSQDMIIGFCNETEEDHQDTLSLMREVEYDYGYMFAYSERPGTPAHKKMEDNIPFEVKQKRLNEVIELQRELSRKRMETYVGRVHQVLIEGTSRKNENQWKGRNSQNAVCVFDMQEGQKVGDIVDVFVYDNTQGTLLGRTAE; this comes from the coding sequence GTGCAGGAAAAATATATAGACGAAACAAAACAGGGCGAAGCTTTTGCCATCGCTGAAAAGCCTGAGAACTCTAAAAAACTCTTTTTAGAAAGCTATGGCTGTCAGATGAACTTTTCTGATTCTGAGATTGTTGCCTCTATTCTGAATGAGCAGGGATACAATACCACCCTGAAAGTGGAAGAAGCAGACCTTATCCTTTTAAATACCTGTTCCATCCGTGAAAAGGCAGAGCAGACTGTAAGAATGCGTCTTGCCCAGTTCAAAAGACTTAAGAAAGAAAAACCAAATATGACGGTTGGCGTTCTCGGATGTATGGCAGAACGTTTGAAAACCAAATTCTTAGAAGAAGAACAGCTGGTAGATCTTGTGGTAGGCCCTGATGCTTATAGGGATCTTCCTAATCTTTTGCAGGAAACCGAAGACGGGAGAGATGCCATTAATGTAATCCTTTCCAAGGAAGAAACTTACGCAGATATCAACCCTGTACGTTTAGGCGGAAACGGAGTTACAGCATTTGTAACCATCACCAGAGGCTGCGATAACATGTGTACCTTCTGTGTGGTTCCTTTTACCAGAGGAAGAGAAAGAAGCCGTGATCCACATTCTATCATTGCAGAATGTAAGGATCTTTTAAATAACGGGTACAAAGAAATTACTCTTTTAGGACAAAATGTAGACTCATACTTATGGTATGGAGGAGGTCCTAAAAAGGATTTCGCAAAAGCTTCTGAAATGCAGAAAGCAACCGCCGTTGATTTTGCTCAATTGCTTGATTTGGTGGCTAAAGCTGTTCCCGAAATGAGAGTAAGATTCTCTACTTCCAATCCTCAGGATATGAGCCTGGATGTATTCAGAATGATTGCAAAACATGACAATATCTGTAATTACGTTCACCTTCCTGTCCAGAGCGGGAGCAATAATATGCTTCTTGCAATGAACAGACAGCATACCCGTGAAGAATATTTAGATTTAATCAGAAAAGCAAAGGAGATTGTTCCTGATATTGCTTTTTCCCAGGATATGATCATCGGCTTCTGTAATGAGACTGAAGAAGATCACCAGGATACATTAAGCCTGATGAGAGAAGTGGAATATGACTACGGTTATATGTTTGCCTATTCAGAAAGGCCCGGAACACCGGCGCATAAAAAGATGGAAGACAATATTCCTTTTGAAGTAAAGCAGAAGCGTTTGAATGAAGTTATTGAACTTCAGCGTGAACTATCCAGGAAAAGGATGGAAACTTACGTTGGAAGAGTACACCAGGTTCTGATAGAAGGAACTTCCAGAAAAAATGAAAACCAGTGGAAAGGAAGGAATTCCCAGAATGCAGTTTGTGTGTTCGATATGCAGGAAGGGCAAAAAGTGGGTGACATTGTGGATGTTTTTGTCTATGATAATACACAGGGCACACTTTTAGGAAGAACTGCAGAATAA
- a CDS encoding TatD family hydrolase — MDFFDFHHHKNKTLYGIYNLELGTVPPDSLYSIGIHPKDIAVDSLEEQFMWLTSNISKNCLAIGECGLDSMLQIPQKVQEKVFMRQILISNEVKKPLIIHCVRKFYEVISFKKKAEQAVIIHGFNKKQRIAADLLKNNFYLSFGKAVLYHLSLQEIVKSTPLDKMFLETDNECFNIEELYSKVSELKGISLDQLNEQILENLDTIKNG, encoded by the coding sequence AATAAGACTCTGTATGGAATCTATAATTTGGAACTGGGAACGGTGCCCCCGGATTCTCTGTATTCAATAGGCATACATCCTAAGGATATTGCTGTAGATAGTCTGGAAGAGCAATTCATGTGGTTGACATCAAACATCTCAAAAAACTGTCTGGCTATTGGGGAATGTGGGCTTGATTCTATGCTTCAGATCCCTCAGAAAGTTCAGGAAAAGGTTTTTATGAGACAGATCCTTATTTCCAACGAAGTTAAAAAGCCTTTGATTATTCATTGTGTAAGAAAATTTTATGAGGTCATTTCTTTTAAAAAGAAGGCTGAACAGGCGGTCATCATTCATGGTTTTAATAAAAAGCAAAGGATTGCAGCAGACCTGCTGAAAAATAATTTTTATCTGAGTTTTGGAAAAGCGGTTTTGTATCATTTATCTTTGCAGGAAATTGTAAAGAGCACGCCCCTTGACAAGATGTTTTTAGAGACTGATAATGAATGCTTTAATATTGAAGAATTATATTCAAAAGTTTCGGAGTTAAAGGGTATTTCTTTGGATCAACTAAACGAGCAGATTTTAGAAAATTTAGACACGATAAAGAATGGATAA
- the rnpA gene encoding ribonuclease P protein component, with the protein MTNFKYPRAEKLKKKTEITLLFEKGKWRSCGNLRIILLKDKPALPLESARFGVSVSKRYFKKAVHRNRVKRLLRECYRLNKDLFKEAFGEKTVAMMFWASPEMPAKFQEVEEQFKKLCQMQKRA; encoded by the coding sequence ATGACAAACTTTAAATATCCGAGAGCCGAAAAACTCAAGAAAAAGACTGAGATCACTTTACTTTTTGAAAAAGGTAAATGGAGATCTTGTGGAAATCTGAGGATTATCCTTCTAAAAGACAAACCTGCACTTCCGCTAGAAAGTGCAAGATTCGGGGTATCAGTTTCTAAGAGATATTTCAAAAAGGCGGTCCACAGAAACCGGGTAAAAAGGCTTTTAAGGGAGTGTTACCGTCTGAATAAGGATTTGTTTAAGGAGGCCTTTGGTGAAAAAACAGTTGCCATGATGTTTTGGGCTTCTCCAGAAATGCCGGCTAAGTTCCAGGAAGTGGAGGAGCAGTTTAAAAAGCTTTGCCAGATGCAGAAGAGGGCTTGA
- a CDS encoding tRNA threonylcarbamoyladenosine dehydratase codes for MDKYWLERTELLIKEEGLERLNKANVLVIGLGGVGSFAAEFLARAGVGNMTIVDGDTVDITNINRQLPALHSTIGKHKVEVVAERLLDINPNLKLIKINEFLNPERMDEVLDSAKFNYILDCIDSITPKLSLIIAAKRRKIKLVSSMGAGGKMDPSKVMVRDISKTQNCFLARQIRKRLKKENINKGFRCVFSNELQQEESLKLTDGANYKRSFYGTISYIPAIFGLYAASEVINYLIKKD; via the coding sequence ATGGATAAGTACTGGCTGGAGAGAACGGAACTCCTGATCAAAGAGGAAGGACTGGAGAGGCTTAATAAAGCAAATGTCCTTGTAATAGGTTTAGGTGGTGTAGGATCCTTTGCCGCTGAATTTTTAGCCAGAGCAGGCGTTGGAAACATGACAATCGTGGATGGTGATACAGTAGATATTACCAACATCAACAGACAACTGCCGGCGCTGCACTCTACTATAGGAAAGCATAAGGTGGAAGTGGTAGCGGAAAGACTTCTTGATATCAATCCAAACCTTAAACTGATTAAAATCAATGAATTTCTTAATCCTGAAAGAATGGATGAAGTTCTTGATTCTGCCAAGTTTAATTATATTCTTGATTGCATCGACAGTATTACTCCGAAGCTGAGTTTAATTATAGCGGCCAAGAGAAGGAAAATAAAACTGGTGAGTTCTATGGGAGCAGGTGGAAAAATGGATCCAAGTAAGGTGATGGTAAGGGATATCAGCAAAACGCAGAACTGTTTCCTGGCAAGACAGATCAGAAAAAGGCTTAAGAAGGAGAATATCAATAAGGGGTTCAGATGTGTTTTCTCTAATGAGCTTCAGCAGGAGGAAAGCCTTAAACTGACGGACGGAGCGAACTATAAAAGGTCTTTCTACGGTACCATCAGCTATATTCCTGCCATCTTCGGGCTGTACGCGGCATCGGAAGTGATCAATTATTTAATTAAAAAGGATTAA
- the lptE gene encoding LPS assembly lipoprotein LptE, translating into MSKLKIIFGFVILSLFHQCYSFTGSSLTDEKTVQINEFPNNAALVNPTLSQQFSTDIQNRFLQRTTLKGTKSNPDILIEGEISDYGFSPTTISSNTTTNPSGGVVQQAQSKLTITVKVHYENKVHPDSSFDRTYSDEAVFNSNLTQSEIEASQVKLVTDRIINKIFNDIVANW; encoded by the coding sequence ATGAGTAAATTAAAAATAATATTCGGTTTTGTCATTCTTTCGCTGTTTCATCAGTGTTACTCGTTTACAGGATCTTCACTGACGGATGAAAAGACGGTCCAGATCAACGAATTTCCAAATAATGCAGCGCTTGTCAATCCAACCCTTTCCCAGCAGTTTTCTACAGATATCCAAAACAGGTTTCTACAGAGAACAACCTTGAAAGGGACAAAATCAAATCCTGATATTCTGATAGAAGGGGAAATTTCTGATTATGGTTTTTCTCCAACTACCATCAGCTCAAATACGACGACAAACCCTTCGGGAGGTGTGGTTCAGCAGGCCCAGAGCAAGCTGACAATCACCGTGAAAGTACATTACGAAAATAAAGTGCATCCGGATTCCAGTTTTGACAGAACTTATTCCGATGAAGCCGTTTTCAACAGTAACCTTACCCAGAGTGAGATCGAAGCTTCCCAGGTGAAGCTTGTGACAGACAGAATTATTAACAAGATATTTAACGATATTGTAGCCAATTGGTAA
- a CDS encoding DUF4126 domain-containing protein — MLDHIPYFSYVLSAFIGIGLAAATGFRVFLPMFAVSIASYFHWIPMNEHFEWLSGLPALITTGIATIAEILTYYIPFVDHLLDTISVPLATVAGSVLFASQFADLGTFPQWALALIAGGGTAATISSGFAGIRAASTATTGGLGNSVVGTTETAGAGIMSILAMAAPVIAAICAIILIILVFVLGRKAWRKLRGIRSSPDNT; from the coding sequence ATGTTAGATCATATTCCCTATTTTTCATATGTGCTGAGTGCCTTTATTGGCATTGGTCTCGCTGCTGCCACAGGCTTCAGAGTCTTTCTTCCGATGTTTGCAGTAAGCATTGCTTCTTATTTTCACTGGATCCCGATGAATGAGCATTTTGAATGGCTTTCGGGGCTTCCGGCACTTATTACGACGGGCATTGCGACTATCGCTGAAATTCTGACGTACTATATTCCATTTGTAGATCATCTGCTGGACACCATATCTGTACCTTTGGCTACAGTTGCAGGTTCTGTGTTATTTGCCAGCCAGTTTGCGGATCTGGGAACATTTCCTCAATGGGCACTTGCCTTAATTGCTGGCGGCGGAACAGCTGCAACCATCAGTTCGGGGTTTGCAGGAATCCGGGCGGCTTCCACAGCTACGACTGGTGGTTTAGGAAATTCTGTGGTCGGAACTACCGAAACAGCAGGAGCCGGTATTATGTCTATATTGGCTATGGCCGCTCCGGTAATTGCTGCTATTTGCGCTATCATACTGATTATCCTGGTCTTTGTTCTTGGACGAAAAGCCTGGCGAAAACTACGAGGAATAAGGAGTAGTCCCGACAATACATAA
- a CDS encoding energy transducer TonB, producing the protein MKAFILFITMLVANFTFAQQDIEERGDNNIAEVNKNLLKIDIKQPLLQVAVKNCNDFKPAGFEGGVLVYKETLRKFMLDYLNSDFYVLNGDFTFTITIDQTGKVTDIEGSPKVANSSYFFDDMKYVVRRIKKDWIPASCNGHPVTSQVKIKMNISSISTDL; encoded by the coding sequence ATGAAAGCATTTATATTATTTATAACAATGCTTGTGGCAAATTTTACTTTTGCACAGCAGGACATTGAAGAAAGAGGGGATAATAACATTGCCGAGGTTAATAAAAACCTGTTAAAAATAGACATTAAACAACCACTTTTGCAGGTTGCCGTAAAGAATTGTAATGATTTTAAACCTGCCGGATTTGAAGGCGGTGTTCTTGTTTATAAAGAAACCTTGAGAAAATTTATGTTAGATTATCTGAACTCAGATTTTTATGTGCTGAACGGAGATTTTACATTCACTATTACGATAGATCAGACAGGAAAAGTCACCGATATTGAAGGAAGTCCGAAAGTAGCCAACAGCTCTTATTTTTTTGATGATATGAAATATGTGGTAAGACGTATAAAAAAAGACTGGATACCAGCTTCATGCAACGGCCATCCCGTCACTTCACAGGTCAAAATTAAGATGAATATCTCTTCAATATCAACAGATCTATAA